A stretch of the uncultured Cohaesibacter sp. genome encodes the following:
- a CDS encoding MmcQ/YjbR family DNA-binding protein gives MTPQDFDAYCSAKPGTSRVIQWGGASVWKVGGKIFVICSTWTPAEDVNTDADQVPSGFQPISFKCSDLAFELLPEREGIIPAPYLARAKWVQLTRPDAMSEADIKLHLDAAYDIIASKLTRKLRSELGISL, from the coding sequence ATGACGCCACAAGACTTCGACGCCTATTGCAGTGCCAAACCGGGCACCAGTCGTGTCATCCAGTGGGGTGGGGCATCTGTCTGGAAAGTCGGGGGCAAGATCTTCGTGATCTGCTCGACCTGGACCCCGGCCGAAGACGTGAACACTGATGCAGATCAGGTCCCTTCCGGCTTCCAGCCCATCAGTTTCAAATGCTCCGATCTGGCCTTTGAATTGCTGCCAGAACGGGAAGGCATCATTCCCGCGCCCTATCTGGCACGGGCCAAATGGGTGCAACTGACCCGCCCCGACGCCATGAGCGAGGCGGACATCAAGCTGCATTTGGATGCAGCCTATGACATCATTGCAAGCAAACTGACCCGGAAACTGCGCAGCGAGCTTGGCATCAGCCTTTAA
- a CDS encoding DUF2301 domain-containing membrane protein: MADPHIKSKMDWLDYVTVIAYRLGFTLAAPAILLLPWEGETGIPAQQLTFLAAMLCASSLHIYMKNFRLILQAATWGGLICAIFGFPLFGLGGAFVTLGGLCFKEYFCFRVPGLRAQPILLAALWVALVLDTRLASPIVAQGLAALSALLFLVTAFAKWRMPLHYDIGDKTKYEV; the protein is encoded by the coding sequence ATGGCCGATCCGCATATCAAATCAAAGATGGACTGGCTCGATTATGTGACAGTCATCGCCTATCGCCTCGGCTTCACACTGGCGGCCCCGGCGATCCTGCTGTTGCCTTGGGAGGGGGAGACCGGCATCCCAGCGCAACAATTGACCTTCCTTGCCGCCATGCTCTGCGCCAGCAGCCTGCATATCTATATGAAGAATTTTCGTCTCATCCTTCAGGCGGCGACGTGGGGCGGCTTGATCTGCGCCATTTTCGGCTTTCCTCTCTTCGGTCTTGGCGGCGCTTTCGTGACCCTTGGCGGGCTGTGTTTCAAGGAATATTTCTGTTTCCGGGTGCCGGGCTTGCGTGCCCAGCCGATTCTGCTCGCAGCGTTATGGGTCGCCTTGGTCCTTGATACCAGACTTGCGTCTCCGATCGTCGCTCAGGGCTTGGCTGCTCTGTCGGCCTTGCTGTTTCTGGTGACCGCCTTTGCCAAATGGCGCATGCCGCTCCATTACGACATTGGCGACAAGACCAAATATGAGGTTTAA
- a CDS encoding enoyl-CoA hydratase: protein MAYETILVETRDGVGLITLNRPQALNALSSELIAEVSTALDGFEADSKIGAIVITGSEKAFAAGADIKEMSEMGYMDAYLSDFITPWDRVSQCRKPVIAAVAGYALGGGCELAMMCDFILAADTAKFGQPEITLGVMPGAGGSQRLTRFVGKSKAMEMCLTGRMMDAEEAERSGLVSRIIPAGDLVDEAVKVAQKIADFSLPIVMMAKESVNRSFETTLTEGLRFERRLFHSMFATEDQKEGMAAFVEKRKAQFKDR, encoded by the coding sequence ATGGCATACGAAACAATCCTTGTTGAAACCCGTGATGGCGTTGGCCTGATCACGCTCAATCGCCCGCAGGCGCTCAACGCCCTGTCGTCCGAGCTGATTGCAGAGGTTTCCACCGCACTTGACGGTTTCGAGGCAGACAGCAAAATCGGTGCGATTGTCATCACCGGGTCGGAGAAAGCCTTCGCGGCTGGAGCCGACATCAAGGAGATGTCAGAGATGGGCTATATGGATGCCTATCTCAGCGACTTTATCACCCCCTGGGACCGGGTTTCGCAGTGCCGCAAGCCGGTGATCGCGGCGGTGGCCGGATATGCCCTTGGCGGTGGCTGCGAGCTGGCCATGATGTGTGATTTCATTCTTGCGGCTGACACCGCAAAATTCGGCCAGCCGGAAATCACCCTTGGTGTGATGCCCGGCGCAGGTGGCTCCCAACGTCTGACCCGTTTTGTTGGCAAGTCGAAGGCCATGGAAATGTGCCTGACCGGCCGGATGATGGATGCCGAAGAGGCCGAACGATCCGGCCTTGTCTCACGCATCATTCCTGCTGGCGATCTGGTCGATGAAGCGGTCAAGGTTGCTCAGAAGATTGCAGACTTCTCCCTGCCGATCGTCATGATGGCCAAGGAGAGCGTCAATCGCTCGTTTGAGACCACCCTGACCGAAGGTCTGCGCTTTGAGCGCCGGCTGTTCCATTCGATGTTCGCCACCGAAGATCAGAAAGAAGGCATG
- a CDS encoding HAMP domain-containing sensor histidine kinase, with translation MSEGKDNDYSNVSDSPSLPQMDATQMSSLDDRLKGKRPAIGLSSKLLLLTILFVMLSEVLIFVPSISKFRVDWLVRKLEIAEVAALIYSRASNDLMDEKLEAELLERLDVQTLAMRSGGQRRLLAMVDMPGQINRDDDIRSMRPIETVLAAFDTLLWGDGRTIRVVGESKKGVGLIEMVFDETPLRDAMITFSINILLLSLAISAMTAGLVYLSLRALLVRPILRLLGNMARFTADPEDVNAVIKPSGRRDEIGMTEQQLSAMEMILAQTLQKQRRLADLGLAVSKINHDLRNILASAQLFSDRLSMLDDPTVQRVVPKIMGALDRAVDYSGAVLSYGKAQEAPPEKRLLMLHQVGEDLRDFLDLQPDGRVTFINDIPDSMEAYADPGQLFRILMNLCRNAVDVMRNEAEGSVICRLELRAYDDDSETVIEVSDTGPGVPERAKAALFKPFQGSVRSGGTGLGLAISAELVRAHGGTIRLLDRTPGAHFEVRLPRGDHPELKKTKPAKAVQKILSL, from the coding sequence ATGAGTGAAGGCAAAGACAACGATTATAGCAATGTGTCGGATTCTCCAAGCCTGCCGCAGATGGATGCGACACAAATGAGCAGTCTGGATGATCGGCTAAAGGGCAAACGGCCTGCCATTGGCCTCTCCTCCAAGCTGTTGCTGCTAACGATTCTGTTCGTCATGCTCAGCGAAGTGCTGATTTTTGTTCCCTCCATCTCGAAATTTCGCGTCGACTGGCTGGTCCGCAAGCTCGAAATTGCCGAAGTCGCCGCCCTCATTTATTCCAGAGCTTCCAATGATCTCATGGATGAAAAACTGGAAGCCGAATTGCTTGAGCGGCTCGACGTGCAAACCCTGGCCATGAGGAGCGGCGGCCAGCGCCGTCTGCTGGCAATGGTCGATATGCCCGGCCAGATCAACCGCGACGACGACATCCGCAGCATGCGACCTATCGAAACTGTGCTTGCCGCCTTTGATACCCTGCTATGGGGCGATGGTCGCACGATCCGAGTGGTCGGCGAAAGCAAGAAGGGGGTGGGGCTGATCGAAATGGTGTTTGACGAGACCCCTTTGCGTGACGCCATGATCACCTTCTCGATCAATATTCTTTTGCTGTCGCTGGCCATTTCCGCCATGACTGCCGGTCTGGTTTATCTGTCGCTGCGCGCGCTGCTGGTCCGGCCCATCCTGCGCCTGCTTGGCAATATGGCGCGCTTCACCGCCGATCCCGAGGATGTCAATGCGGTGATCAAGCCATCGGGCCGCCGCGACGAAATCGGCATGACCGAACAGCAGTTATCAGCAATGGAAATGATTCTCGCCCAAACCCTGCAAAAACAACGCCGCCTGGCCGATCTGGGTCTCGCTGTCTCCAAGATCAACCATGATCTGCGCAACATTCTCGCTTCGGCCCAGCTCTTTTCCGATCGCCTGTCGATGCTTGATGATCCCACCGTTCAAAGGGTGGTGCCCAAGATCATGGGCGCGCTTGACCGGGCCGTTGACTATTCGGGCGCGGTTCTGTCCTATGGCAAGGCACAGGAAGCCCCGCCCGAAAAGCGCCTGCTGATGCTCCATCAGGTGGGCGAGGACTTGCGCGACTTTCTCGATCTGCAACCCGACGGACGGGTGACCTTCATCAATGACATTCCCGACAGCATGGAGGCCTATGCCGATCCGGGGCAATTGTTCCGGATATTGATGAATCTCTGCCGCAACGCGGTCGACGTCATGCGCAATGAGGCCGAAGGCTCGGTCATTTGCCGTCTGGAGCTGCGGGCCTATGACGACGACAGCGAGACGGTGATCGAAGTGTCCGACACCGGACCCGGTGTGCCGGAGCGGGCCAAAGCCGCATTGTTCAAGCCATTTCAGGGGTCTGTTCGCAGCGGTGGCACCGGCTTGGGACTGGCCATCTCGGCTGAGTTGGTCCGCGCCCATGGGGGCACAATCCGGCTGCTGGATCGCACACCGGGAGCGCATTTCGAGGTGCGTCTTCCCAGAGGCGATCATCCCGAGCTCAAGAAAACCAAGCCGGCCAAAGCCGTCCAGAAGATCCTTTCGCTTTAG
- a CDS encoding pyrimidine 5'-nucleotidase: MDIFMQSALPYGANSLSDFSDIDSWIFDLDNTLYPRHIDLFKQMEVKMSDYVSRLLGISEADATALRKGYYKQHGTTLRGLMIEHKIHPDDFLEYVHDIDHSGVVPDQSLATAICALPGKRYIYTNGTRKHALKVAEQLGITDLFDDIFDIVWAGLDPKPNRPPYEKLLTQTGLNPARAAMFEDLARNLKVPFDMGMKTVLVVPDRTREVFHESWEAKGSEAPHVGYVTENLGNFLWDMLEAIRRKPT; this comes from the coding sequence ATGGATATATTCATGCAATCCGCCTTGCCTTATGGCGCCAACTCGCTTTCCGACTTTTCCGATATCGACAGCTGGATTTTTGATCTCGACAATACGCTCTATCCGCGCCATATCGATCTGTTCAAGCAAATGGAAGTGAAGATGAGTGACTATGTCTCGCGCCTGCTTGGTATTTCCGAGGCCGATGCGACGGCACTGCGCAAGGGCTATTACAAGCAGCATGGAACGACCCTCAGGGGGTTGATGATCGAGCACAAAATTCACCCGGATGACTTTCTTGAATATGTCCATGATATCGACCATAGCGGCGTCGTGCCGGATCAGTCGCTGGCAACCGCCATCTGCGCCCTGCCCGGCAAGCGGTATATTTACACCAATGGCACGCGCAAACATGCGCTCAAGGTAGCCGAGCAGCTGGGCATCACTGATCTGTTTGACGATATTTTCGATATCGTCTGGGCCGGTCTTGATCCCAAACCCAACCGGCCTCCCTATGAGAAGCTGCTGACCCAGACGGGCCTCAATCCGGCGCGGGCAGCCATGTTTGAGGATCTGGCGCGCAATCTCAAAGTGCCTTTTGACATGGGCATGAAAACCGTGCTGGTAGTGCCGGACCGGACGCGTGAAGTGTTCCATGAAAGCTGGGAAGCCAAAGGAAGCGAAGCGCCTCATGTAGGCTATGTGACAGAAAATCTTGGCAATTTTCTTTGGGATATGCTTGAGGCCATTCGTCGCAAGCCAACCTGA
- a CDS encoding histidine phosphatase family protein, whose protein sequence is MTRSHQWSNGLMMRLLIGALFAVVSLLTPILPQPLAQTQAQAQEAVWSELQKGGVVVFRHALAPGTGDPASFTLDDCSTQRTLNETGRSDAKRIGDLFRKKNIRVQKVLTSQWCRCRETAELAFPGKPEDAPIFNSFFQDRESEPQQTRAAKRLIGDWSGPGTLVIITHQVNITALTGIFPSSGEGIVVRLEGDAIKVVGRVRL, encoded by the coding sequence ATGACACGATCACACCAGTGGAGCAACGGCCTGATGATGCGGCTGCTGATTGGAGCCCTGTTCGCTGTTGTCTCCCTCTTGACGCCAATTCTTCCTCAGCCACTAGCACAGACACAGGCACAGGCACAGGAAGCTGTCTGGTCCGAATTGCAAAAAGGCGGGGTGGTGGTTTTTCGTCATGCGCTGGCACCGGGGACGGGTGACCCTGCCTCTTTCACACTTGATGATTGTTCAACCCAGCGAACTCTCAATGAAACGGGCCGGTCCGACGCGAAGCGGATCGGAGACCTCTTCCGCAAAAAGAACATTCGGGTTCAGAAGGTCTTGACCTCGCAATGGTGCCGTTGTCGAGAGACAGCAGAATTGGCCTTTCCCGGCAAACCGGAGGATGCGCCGATCTTCAACTCTTTCTTTCAGGACCGCGAGAGCGAGCCGCAACAGACGCGCGCGGCAAAAAGGCTGATTGGTGACTGGTCCGGGCCGGGCACACTCGTCATCATTACCCATCAGGTCAACATCACGGCACTGACGGGTATTTTTCCATCCTCGGGCGAAGGCATCGTTGTGCGCTTGGAGGGTGACGCGATCAAGGTGGTTGGCAGGGTGAGGTTGTAA